Proteins from a genomic interval of Colias croceus chromosome 2, ilColCroc2.1:
- the LOC123705675 gene encoding pleckstrin homology domain-containing family M member 1-like: protein MSFFKNVTSGFNIRSRETILKESLINNLSECVKDIQYNSQFEENFHSVLGSSDSTNTLCMGLEAIFLHGLKDTFLRKAKNVISGELDRPQSSFWPLILVLSHRQNIDQISSLPQINTEIGQCRAWLRIALNECLLSSYMATLLKNISAVKPFYNRSAFVCDSEVLEVAQKLIQGLETCVQFNLPINSSLLNQWPEQVLMQAGIWVPTLKVAPISAGLDVASTLSDETVPKLASTPNKSSNITGLGKMWALNEDEALDFILSKDSAQFSSSDKDTHVVEAAEAIPETDVETNVKESEEIPLNEEQQDLSQIYSSSVNSEGFVAPSDVIISGNSLSGKGWSNDTNDDNASINSNSSHGSSMIKTPELKSLSSLIDNSNLYGEVNTNTPNLRDIMKDIHKELKITVEDNNECNLNVENVTPEDPSLHSLDFEIVSNSTGSFSVPELQKMIKQLGLLSREKGLDNQNYQCRGCQDLLGSTVSKAKVCGFTGEYYCSNCMDSNVFIIPARVIHNWDFKRYAVSKRAALFLLEFQHQPWIDMKKLNPKIYMGVSDMAHLQELRIQLNFLRAYIFTCREPVIEELQKRIWPREYLYDHVHLYTISDLAQIPNGSLVLQLEKVVNFAKTHVLDCWLCSQKGFICEVCRDPKILYPFETSTTYRCDECSSVFHAKCLNENMPCPKCKRRQERTNDSSLVDALHSLMIK, encoded by the coding sequence ATGTCTTTCTTCAAGAATGTAACTTCTGGATTTAATATTCGCAGTCGTGAAACAATTCTTAAGGAatcattgataaataatttgtcaGAATGCGTAAAAGACATACAATACAATAGCCAATTCGAAGAAAATTTTCACAGTGTCCTTGGTTCTTCTGATTCAACAAATACTCTTTGCATGGGCTTGGAAGCTATTTTTCTACATGGCTTAAAAGATACATTTCTACGAAAAGCTAAAAATGTTATCTCTGGTGAACTAGATCGTCCTCAATCAAGCTTTTGGCCACTTATTTTAGTTCTTTCACATCGACAGAATATTGATCAAATTTCTTCATTACCGCAAATTAATACTGAAATAGGACAATGTCGGGCCTGGCTACGTATAGCCCTCAACGAGTGTCTCTTATCATCATATATGGCTACgctcttaaaaaatatatcagctGTTAAGCCTTTCTACAATAGAAGTGCATTTGTTTGCGATTCTGAAGTCTTAGAAGTAGCTCAGAAATTAATCCAAGGATTAGAAACATGTGTGCAGTTTAATCTTCCAATAAATTCAAGTCTCCTCAATCAATGGCCTGAGCAAGTCCTCATGCAAGCTGGTATTTGGGTACCAACTCTGAAGGTAGCACCAATTTCAGCTGGTCTTGATGTTGCTAGCACTTTATCTGATGAAACTGTACCCAAATTGGCTTCTACACCTAATAAATCTTCAAATATTACTGGTTTGGGTAAAATGTGGGCTCTTAATGAAGATGAAGCATTAGACTTTATCTTGTCTAAAGATTCTGCACAATTTTCAAGTAGTGACAAAGATACACATGTTGTAGAAGCAGCCGAGGCAATACCAGAAACTGATGTTGAAACAAATGTAAAAGAAAGTGAAGAAATTCCTTTGAATGAAGAGCAACAAGATCTTTCACAGATTTATTCATCATCAGTTAATTCAGAAGGGTTTGTTGCCCCATCTGATGTTATCATATCAGGAAATTCTCTTAGTGGCAAAGGCTGGTCTAATGATACAAATGATGATAATGCTTCAATAAATTCTAACTCTTCTCATGGAAGCAGTATGATAAAAACCCCAGAGCTAAAAAGTCTTTCCTCGCTTATAGACAACTCCAACTTATATGGAGAAGTGAATACCAATACTCCCAATTTAAGAGATATTATGAAGGATATTcataaagaattaaaaataacagtgGAAGACAATAATGAATGTAATTTGAATGTAGAGAATGTTACACCAGAAGATCCATCACTTCACAGTTTAGATTTTGAAATAGTATCAAATTCAACTGGCTCCTTCTCAGTTCCCGAGTTACAAAAGATGATAAAACAATTAGGATTATTATCAAGAGAAAAAGGACTTGATAATCAAAATTATCAATGTAGAGGATGTCAAGATCTTTTAGGCAGTACAGTATCTAAGGCAAAAGTTTGTGGTTTCACTGGAGAATATTACTGTTCAAATTGTATGgattcaaatgtatttatcatACCAGCAAGAGTTATTCATAATTGGGATTTCAAAAGATATGCTGTTTCAAAAAGGGCAGCACTTTTCCTCTTAGAATTTCAACATCAACCTTGGATAGACATGAAAAAACTGaatccaaaaatatatatggGAGTCTCGGATATGGCACATTTGCAGGAGCTGagaattcaattaaattttctcAGAGCTTATATATTCACTTGCAGAGAACCAGTCATAGAAGAATTGCAAAAAAGGATATGGCCAAGGGAGTATTTGTATGATCATGTTCATCTATACACAATATCAGATCTAGCACAAATACCAAATGGTTCTTTGGTTTTGCAGTTGGAGAAAGTggtaaattttgcaaaaacCCATGTGTTAGACTGTTGGCTGTGCAGTCAGAAAGGTTTCATATGTGAGGTATGCAGGGATCCAAAGATATTGTATCCTTTTGAGACAAGTACAACATACAGATGTGATGAATGTTCCAGTGTCTTTCAtgcaaaatgtttaaatgaGAATATGCCATGTCCAAAATGCAAAAGAAGGCAAGAAAGAACAAATGACTCATCACTAGTTGATGCTCTTCACAGTTTAATGATTAAATAG
- the LOC123705676 gene encoding mitochondrial DNA helicase isoform X1, translating to MFKSLRLSRVRPLLNLYNCECFVRNIQNVSIDIPKVTVTDIRKLLRQKGFAVQDGHTSITTKCTICSNEEKKSDNKVYINKTTGYFLCQKCNIHGDWNMLERLIKKSKVEGTIKGHIERLQQDTDRFQKDWQNIVNETTSLLNLNESEVLDLFRLFEYPYHFDAHKVLGDVRVSSDHTVLYFPLKNSLDNIVGYRKIQAGKEEEIENYGSYTAGLYSCRAPKVGRADQAILVPNIEDILHLAAHKVPGNLVWLSNCSLPPVVLPVLECYQKLCLWGDWNNMRAVAEKLGEGRCCFVRPTDGLVTASEAANANLSLKALVSEAKPAAHRSITTFAALRDDVYAELTNIDKVRGIKWKRFPALTRLLGGHRRGELTVLTGPTGCGKTTLCAEMSLDLAQQGVSTLWGSFEIRNSRLARTMLQQFAGVPLEQNLDEFHKYADDFQKLPIFYLAFHGQQPIKVVMEAVEHARYMHDISHVVVDNVQFMLGLGEEREGDRYLRQDAVIAAFRTFATSRHCHVTLVMHPRKERDSEDLSTSSIFGSAKASQEADNVLIIQDKRLTAVRGKKYLQVAKNRYSGDLGIVPLDFEKDSLSYQSKKKSKNKQDDPNKLLDDCFEEFSLESHNQGNGNHPIKSTKQRNNKKESVDSFLSDILNLNRTR from the exons ATGTTTAAGTCTCTAAGGTTAAGCAGAGTAAGGCCTCTTCTTAATTTGTACAATTGTGAATGCTTTGtaagaaatatacaaaatgttAGCATTGATATTCCTAAAGTAACAGTTACCGATATAAGAAAATTACTACGACAAAAAGGTTTTGCTGTACAAGATGGACACACCTCAATTACTACAAAGTGCACCATTTGTTCAAATGAAGAAAAGAAATCAGATAACAAGGTGTATATCAATAAAACTACCG gttattttttatgcCAAAAATGCAACATTCACGGAGATTGGAACATGCTTGAGAGACTTATTAAAAAGTCTAAAGTAGAAGGCACTATCAAAGGACATATAGAAAGATTACAACAAGACACTGATAGATTTCAAAAAGACTggcaaaatattgtaaatgaaaCTACCTcattattaaacttaaatgAATCAGAAGTACTTGATCTATTCCGTCTGTTTGAATATCCT TACCATTTTGATGCTCACAAAGTTTTGGGTGATGTAAGAGTGTCATCAGATCatacagtattatattttCCACTTAAAAACTCTTTGGATAATATAGTTGGATATAGAAAAATTCAAGCAGGAAAAGAAGAAGAGATAGAGAACTATGGCAGTTATACAGCTGGTCTGTACTCTTGCCGAGCTCCTAAAGTGGGAAGAGCAGACCAAGCAATATTAGTTCCTAATATTGAAGATATATTACATTTAGCTGCACATAAAGTTCCAG GTAATCTGGTGTGGTTGAGTAACTGCAGTTTGCCACCTGTCGTACTCCCCGTCCTTGAATGTTATCAAAAGCTATGTTTATGGGGTGACTGGAACAACATGAGGGCCGTTGCAGAGAAGCTTGGTGAAGGAAGGTGCTGTTTTGTAAG ACCCACAGATGGTTTAGTGACGGCTTCTGAAGCAGCTAATGCTAATTTATCACTCAAAGCACTTGTGTCAGAAGCAAAGCCAGCTGCACACAGATCTATTACAACATTTGCAGCCTTGCGGGATGATGTTTACGCTGAACTTACCAATATTGATAAG GTTAGAGGTATAAAATGGAAAAGATTTCCTGCTCTGACTCGGTTGCTTGGTGGCCATAGACGAGGTGAACTAACTGTTTTAACTGGACCTACTGGCTGTGGAAAGACTACATTATGTGCTGAAATGTCTCTGGATCTTGCTCAGCAAGGG GTCAGCACATTATGGGGCAGCTTTGAGATTCGTAACTCAAGACTGGCGCGGACAATGCTTCAACAATTCGCGGGAGTTCCGCTAGAACAGAATCTTGATGAGTTCCACAAATATGCTGATGATTTTCAGAAGTTACCAATATTCTATCTGGCTTTTCACGGACAGCAGCCCATTAAAGTTGTAATGGAA GCAGTAGAGCATGCGCGGTACATGCACGACATATCCCACGTTGTGGTGGACAACGTGCAGTTCATGTTGGGGCTTGGTGAAGAGCGGGAAGGTGATCGGTACTTACGACAAGACGCCGTTATAGCCGCCTTCAGAACCTTCGCCACGTCCAGGCATTGCCACGTCACACTCGTCATGCATCCTAGAAAG GAGCGTGATTCCGAAGATCTTTCAACTAGCTCGATATTTGGTAGTGCAAAGGCGTCACAGGAAGCTGACAATGTGTTGATTATTCAG GATAAACGATTAACAGCAGTAAGaggcaaaaaatatttacaagtaGCAAAAAACCGTTACAGCGGCGATTTAGGCATTGTACCGTTGGACTTTGAAAAGGATTCATTAAGTTATCAGTCAAAGAAgaaatcaaaaaataaacaagatgATCCAAACAAATTACTCGATGATTGTTTTGAAGAGTTCTCTTTAGAATCACATAACCAAGGAAACGGAAATCATCCAATTAAAAGCACCAAACaacgtaataataaaaaagaaagtgTAGACAGTTTTCTCagtgatatattaaatttgaatagGACTAGAtaa
- the LOC123705676 gene encoding mitochondrial DNA helicase isoform X2, giving the protein MLERLIKKSKVEGTIKGHIERLQQDTDRFQKDWQNIVNETTSLLNLNESEVLDLFRLFEYPYHFDAHKVLGDVRVSSDHTVLYFPLKNSLDNIVGYRKIQAGKEEEIENYGSYTAGLYSCRAPKVGRADQAILVPNIEDILHLAAHKVPGNLVWLSNCSLPPVVLPVLECYQKLCLWGDWNNMRAVAEKLGEGRCCFVRPTDGLVTASEAANANLSLKALVSEAKPAAHRSITTFAALRDDVYAELTNIDKVRGIKWKRFPALTRLLGGHRRGELTVLTGPTGCGKTTLCAEMSLDLAQQGVSTLWGSFEIRNSRLARTMLQQFAGVPLEQNLDEFHKYADDFQKLPIFYLAFHGQQPIKVVMEAVEHARYMHDISHVVVDNVQFMLGLGEEREGDRYLRQDAVIAAFRTFATSRHCHVTLVMHPRKERDSEDLSTSSIFGSAKASQEADNVLIIQDKRLTAVRGKKYLQVAKNRYSGDLGIVPLDFEKDSLSYQSKKKSKNKQDDPNKLLDDCFEEFSLESHNQGNGNHPIKSTKQRNNKKESVDSFLSDILNLNRTR; this is encoded by the exons ATGCTTGAGAGACTTATTAAAAAGTCTAAAGTAGAAGGCACTATCAAAGGACATATAGAAAGATTACAACAAGACACTGATAGATTTCAAAAAGACTggcaaaatattgtaaatgaaaCTACCTcattattaaacttaaatgAATCAGAAGTACTTGATCTATTCCGTCTGTTTGAATATCCT TACCATTTTGATGCTCACAAAGTTTTGGGTGATGTAAGAGTGTCATCAGATCatacagtattatattttCCACTTAAAAACTCTTTGGATAATATAGTTGGATATAGAAAAATTCAAGCAGGAAAAGAAGAAGAGATAGAGAACTATGGCAGTTATACAGCTGGTCTGTACTCTTGCCGAGCTCCTAAAGTGGGAAGAGCAGACCAAGCAATATTAGTTCCTAATATTGAAGATATATTACATTTAGCTGCACATAAAGTTCCAG GTAATCTGGTGTGGTTGAGTAACTGCAGTTTGCCACCTGTCGTACTCCCCGTCCTTGAATGTTATCAAAAGCTATGTTTATGGGGTGACTGGAACAACATGAGGGCCGTTGCAGAGAAGCTTGGTGAAGGAAGGTGCTGTTTTGTAAG ACCCACAGATGGTTTAGTGACGGCTTCTGAAGCAGCTAATGCTAATTTATCACTCAAAGCACTTGTGTCAGAAGCAAAGCCAGCTGCACACAGATCTATTACAACATTTGCAGCCTTGCGGGATGATGTTTACGCTGAACTTACCAATATTGATAAG GTTAGAGGTATAAAATGGAAAAGATTTCCTGCTCTGACTCGGTTGCTTGGTGGCCATAGACGAGGTGAACTAACTGTTTTAACTGGACCTACTGGCTGTGGAAAGACTACATTATGTGCTGAAATGTCTCTGGATCTTGCTCAGCAAGGG GTCAGCACATTATGGGGCAGCTTTGAGATTCGTAACTCAAGACTGGCGCGGACAATGCTTCAACAATTCGCGGGAGTTCCGCTAGAACAGAATCTTGATGAGTTCCACAAATATGCTGATGATTTTCAGAAGTTACCAATATTCTATCTGGCTTTTCACGGACAGCAGCCCATTAAAGTTGTAATGGAA GCAGTAGAGCATGCGCGGTACATGCACGACATATCCCACGTTGTGGTGGACAACGTGCAGTTCATGTTGGGGCTTGGTGAAGAGCGGGAAGGTGATCGGTACTTACGACAAGACGCCGTTATAGCCGCCTTCAGAACCTTCGCCACGTCCAGGCATTGCCACGTCACACTCGTCATGCATCCTAGAAAG GAGCGTGATTCCGAAGATCTTTCAACTAGCTCGATATTTGGTAGTGCAAAGGCGTCACAGGAAGCTGACAATGTGTTGATTATTCAG GATAAACGATTAACAGCAGTAAGaggcaaaaaatatttacaagtaGCAAAAAACCGTTACAGCGGCGATTTAGGCATTGTACCGTTGGACTTTGAAAAGGATTCATTAAGTTATCAGTCAAAGAAgaaatcaaaaaataaacaagatgATCCAAACAAATTACTCGATGATTGTTTTGAAGAGTTCTCTTTAGAATCACATAACCAAGGAAACGGAAATCATCCAATTAAAAGCACCAAACaacgtaataataaaaaagaaagtgTAGACAGTTTTCTCagtgatatattaaatttgaatagGACTAGAtaa
- the LOC123705711 gene encoding uncharacterized protein LOC123705711 produces the protein MAENYYYVENVALMWLILIIYSISLAQEHIKWKSKSQGADSWFPGYSWRICVCPHCGHHLGWTFSHTDSNNIESDEVDTFHGLILSSILGENFTDSLIMMPKMYKM, from the exons ATGGCAGAG AATTATTACTATGTCGAAAATGTGGCACTGATGTGGCTGATTctcattatttattcaataagctTAGCTCAGGAGCACATAAAGTGGAAAAGCAAA agTCAAGGAGCAGATTCTTGGTTTCCCGGCTATTCTTGGAGAATTTGTGTTTGTCCACATTGTGGCCATCACTTAGGCTGGACTTTTTCACATACTGACTCCAATAATATTGAAAGTGATGAAGTAGATACATTTCAtggattaattttaagtagtaTACTTGGTGAAAATT ttacagACTCACTCATCATGATGCCAAAgatgtataaaatgtaa